Below is a window of Candidatus Viadribacter manganicus DNA.
GGTTTAGGTTGCGCGTGGCCGCGTTCAGCCCAGACGGCAGCCGCGTCGTCACCGCCGCAGGCAGTGCGCGCGTTTGGGAAGTGGTCGGCGAACGAGAGATCGCGGCGTTTGGCGGCGATGATCGCGATGTGACAAGCATCGCTTTCAGCCCTGACGGCGCCCGTGTCGTCACAGGGGACAGCGACGGCGGCGTGCTGGTGTGGAACGCTGCTCCCAATATTCCAGATGGTCGGCGCGAGATCGCCGTGCTGCGCGGCCATGGTGGCGAGGTGACGACTGTCGCATTCAGCCGTGACGGCACGCGAATCCTAACCGCCGCCAGGGACGGCACCGCGAGGGTCTGGAATGCTGACCCGAATATAGCCGAGAGCCAGCGAGAGATTGCTGTGCTGAGGCATGAGGACCTGGTGGTGACAAGCGCCGCATTCAGCCCCGACGGCGCCCGTGTCGTCACCGCATCCGGGAATTTCGCGCGGCTGTGGAATGCCGCCCCCAATGTTCCAAATGATCGGCGGGAGATCGCCGCACTCGCGCACAATGATTTGGTGGCAAGCGTTGCTTTCAGTTCCGACGGCGCCCGTGTGGTCACTGCCTCCTGGGACGACACCGCGCGGGTATGGGACGCCGCCCCAAATGTTGCAAATGATCGGCGGGAGATCGCCGTTCTACGTGGGCATGATGGCGCGGTGTGGAGCGCCGCATTCAGCCCCGACGGCGCCCGCGTCGTTACCGCCTCACCTGACCACACTGCGCGCGTCTGGGACGTGATGAGCCGTCGTGAGGTCGCTACGCTACGAGGGCATGAGAACGGTGTTGAAAGTGCCGTGTTCAGCCCGGACGGCATCCACGTGCTTACCGCCTCCGCTGACAAAACGGCGCGCCTTTGGGAACTGGCATTTTACGATCGCGACCCCAACGAGGGTCTCAACGTCCACTACTACGACGAGACGCAACGGGCTCTGGAACTCCGGATCGCTGATGCGAATACGACAAGCGTCGTGGACACGGCGAGCGGACGCGAGATCGCAGGTCTGCGAGGTCGCATTCCGACATCCGGGACATACGTTTCGCTCAGCCGCGATGGTTCACGGATCGTCACTACCACCGCCGCGGACCACGTCGCAAAGGTTTGGGATGTGGCGAGCGGGCGCGAGATTGTCGCCCTGAACGGCTGGGTGACTACCGCCGCACTCAGCCCCGATGGTGCCCGTGTCGTCACTACCTCCAATGATCGCTTCGCGCGGCTCTGGGATGCGGCGAGCGGGCGCGAGATCGCAATTCTCGGTGATGAGACTGATGCGGCAATGGTGACATGGGCTTTGTTCAGCCCCGATGGCGCCCAGGTCGTCACCAGCCGCTTCGACCTGGAGAGAGTTAATAGCCCGCACACGCGCGTTTGGAATGTGCGGCGACTCACGCAACCTTTGCCCGAACTCGCGCTCGCCGCCTGCGCCAATTTGCTCAGCCCCAACGGTCGTCGCTTCAGCGAATCCGAAATCACCGGCGATCCCCTCATCCGCGAAGTATGGTTGCGCGACGGCCGGGAGGATCGCGATGTTTGCGAGGGCGTTCCGGGGGCGCCAGCGTTGGAGTGACGACCGGCCACTCTCGGCGAACGTAGGCCGCTCGCGCGGGAAGGGCGTCGCTGGCAGCTATCGATCGAGTAGGCCGGTCGGAGAAATGGTGCCTATGTCGTGCCGTGGTACAAGACTGATCTACGTCATCGCCGCAGCACTGGATTGGGCTGGGACCAGATCGCCGATGGATATGCGCTGTCCCAGAACTCGGCCGACATTGAGGAGCCGTTCCATGTTCTTTGGAGAGCCATTGTCCATGGATGCGAGTTCGCGCGCCTGCTGCTCAGACACTTTGATGCCCAGCTCCTCAGCGAGCGCAGTTCTCGCAAGCGGCGGATCGAAACGCTGAAAGCGTAGCAGCGGCCGACCGCCTATCAATGTCTCTTCGAAGCCTTTGATTTCGGAATTGACGCTGAACGGCCTTGCCGAATTGGAAAGCGCTTGCAGCACCGCAACCGCAGACGTCTGGGATTCGAACAGCAGGCCTTTCAGAGTGAACAAGGCCTGGCCGGCAGCGGCTTCGCCGCGGAAGCGTTGGCGAGAGAAAACAGGTTTCAGGTGGCCCGTGCCCAAACTCAAAATGGAAAGCTCATTTTCGCCGGGGGCCCACTTCAGGCCGTACTCGGATGCGGTAGCGTAGAGAAATGCTGCCAACGCGGGATTGTTCATGCCGCCCATGGCGCCATCGAGGAAGAGGCCTACCTCGCCGTTGCCTACATGGATCTCTGTGGGCGCGAAGTAGGAAGGCGCGGCGGTGCTTGCTCGAACGAGATCGCGAAGCAACCGATCTTGATCGAATGGCCAATATTTGGCCTTCGGGTTGTTCGCCAGAATCCAAGCGGAGCCGGTGTCGACGCGCTTGCAGGTGATCACTAACCCTGTTCGAAGATCGACGGAATTGAGCCGGCGTTCTCCAAGCTTCTCTTTCAGCAGAGCTTCAAAGGCAACGTGATCGAACTTTGACCACAGAAACTGGCCAAACAAACGTGGCCGCGCAAAGACGGCGGGACCAAGTGACAGGTAGTGCTCGCGCACTTCGTCGACACTCGCGCCGAGCGCCAGCAGCGTGGCGATAATCGAGCCTGTAGACGTGCCGACGATCAAATCAAAATGATCGCTTAGCCTGAACGATGAACGCTGCTCGGGAGCAGCGGTGTCGCGAAGTAGGCTCTCGACACTCTCAAGCATCCCGACGGTCACAATGCCTCGAATGCCGCCGCCGTCGAGCGAGAGGACACGCTTCGGTCCTGGCCCGAACAAATGCCCATCGCGAGTGGCGCCTGCTGATTGTGTTGACATTCGTATCCCCCGAAGCCCGAGCGGGATGATAGGACCGCGATGAAAGGCTGTCGAACCGGAGTGCAGTAAGTGCAATTACACGCGCTGACTTGGCGAGTATCGCAAAGCCACAGGATGGGCTCGTTGTGCCCCGACGCGCAGA
It encodes the following:
- a CDS encoding TIR domain-containing protein codes for the protein MPDDIARASAAPAAQTGKRFSAFISYSHRDEEFGDWLHKRLESYEVPSALVGRASSVGQIGKRLGKVFRDRADLSAAHDLGREIREGLEQSDALIVLCSPRSCGSKYVQDEIRIFKQLGKGQRIFAAIIDGEPHAAGRPGYTAADECFPPSLIFALNHDGSVSSQLEPTEPIAADFRDGKDGRENGSLKIIAGLLDVGLDELVQREKQAERARRRRANLIAAAMGVLALGAAGAGGYAWYQQGQTAVARDEALANFNLAEDRAKAERLARADADVQRGVAETQRGIAVSEAEKARIQELAAIANAEEASAQRDAARNSLARIFAERSWQSMERGNYLLAARYALAGYRASKDIAEENDRAPANEGEYRSALGRILHDSNDSRALRGHADLVRSAVFSPDGALMLTVSDDNTARVWDVASRRVIAGWRHGFRLRVAAFSPDGSRVVTAAGSARVWEVVGEREIAAFGGDDRDVTSIAFSPDGARVVTGDSDGGVLVWNAAPNIPDGRREIAVLRGHGGEVTTVAFSRDGTRILTAARDGTARVWNADPNIAESQREIAVLRHEDLVVTSAAFSPDGARVVTASGNFARLWNAAPNVPNDRREIAALAHNDLVASVAFSSDGARVVTASWDDTARVWDAAPNVANDRREIAVLRGHDGAVWSAAFSPDGARVVTASPDHTARVWDVMSRREVATLRGHENGVESAVFSPDGIHVLTASADKTARLWELAFYDRDPNEGLNVHYYDETQRALELRIADANTTSVVDTASGREIAGLRGRIPTSGTYVSLSRDGSRIVTTTAADHVAKVWDVASGREIVALNGWVTTAALSPDGARVVTTSNDRFARLWDAASGREIAILGDETDAAMVTWALFSPDGAQVVTSRFDLERVNSPHTRVWNVRRLTQPLPELALAACANLLSPNGRRFSESEITGDPLIREVWLRDGREDRDVCEGVPGAPALE
- a CDS encoding patatin-like phospholipase family protein — translated: MSTQSAGATRDGHLFGPGPKRVLSLDGGGIRGIVTVGMLESVESLLRDTAAPEQRSSFRLSDHFDLIVGTSTGSIIATLLALGASVDEVREHYLSLGPAVFARPRLFGQFLWSKFDHVAFEALLKEKLGERRLNSVDLRTGLVITCKRVDTGSAWILANNPKAKYWPFDQDRLLRDLVRASTAAPSYFAPTEIHVGNGEVGLFLDGAMGGMNNPALAAFLYATASEYGLKWAPGENELSILSLGTGHLKPVFSRQRFRGEAAAGQALFTLKGLLFESQTSAVAVLQALSNSARPFSVNSEIKGFEETLIGGRPLLRFQRFDPPLARTALAEELGIKVSEQQARELASMDNGSPKNMERLLNVGRVLGQRISIGDLVPAQSSAAAMT